A single genomic interval of Gouania willdenowi chromosome 10, fGouWil2.1, whole genome shotgun sequence harbors:
- the slc25a51b gene encoding solute carrier family 25 member 51b, whose translation MAVATMDPESARTPQPQSALTKGGRTLMSASGLSSMMSQQGKHYMCGSMAAFTNIVITFPIQKVLFRQQLHGVRVTEAVRQLQTDGLRNLYRGLLPPLLQKSITVAIMFGLYEDFSRVLLDWAGGSGAPELLTRSFAASLAGTAEALLTPFERVQTLLQDHRHHGRFNNTAHTFRTLLTEYGIRECYRGLVPILLRNGPSNVLFFGLRGPIKEQLPKAKSKAGHLVNDFVCGGVLGAGLGIMFFPINVVKSRAQAQVGGAFKTCSEVLLTVWRERGGSVAMLFRGAHLNYHRSLISWGIINATYELLLKLF comes from the coding sequence ATGGCTGTTGCCACCATGGACCCTGAGTCAGCGCGGACGCCTCAGCCACAATCTGCCCTGACCAAAGGGGGACGAACTCTGATGTCGGCTTCGGGCTTGAGCTCCATGATGAGCCAACAAGGAAAACACTACATGTGTGGTTCCATGGCAGCTTTTACCAATATTGTGATAACCTTCCCTATCCAGAAGGTGCTGTTTCGCCAGCAGCTCCACGGCGTGCGGGTCACAGAAGCCGTGCGGCAGCTGCAGACGGATGGGTTGAGGAATTTGTACCGAGGTCTGCTGCCCCCACTTCTCCAAAAGAGCATCACAGTGGCCATCATGTTTGGCCTGTACGAGGACTTTTCTCGGGTGTTGCTGGACTGGGCTGGTGGCAGTGGGGCGCCAGAGCTGCTCACACGGAGCTTTGCTGCATCTTTGGCAGGAACTGCAGAGGCCCTTTTAACGCCGTTCGAGCGAGTGCAGACCCTCCTACAAGACCACAGGCACCACGGGCGCTTTAACAACACAGCCCATACCTTCCGGACACTACTGACCGAGTACGGCATCAGAGAATGCTACCGTGGCCTGGTCCCCATTCTCCTACGTAATGGCCCCAGCAATGTACTCTTCTTTGGGCTCCGGGGCCCCATTAAAGAGCAGCTCCCAAAGGCTAAGAGCAAGGCCGGTCACTTGGTGAATGATTTTGTGTGCGGGGGTGTTCTAGGGGCTGGCCTTGGCATTATGTTCTTTCCAATAAATGTGGTGAAGTCTCGGGCACAGgctcaggtgggcggagccttcAAGACTTGCAGCGAGGTGCTGCTAACAGTGTGGAGAGAGAGGGGCGGCAGTGTGGCTATGCTCTTCAGAGGTGCCCACCTCAACTATCACCGGTCACTGATCTCCTGGGGGATTATCAACGCCACCTATGAGCTGCTGCTCAAGCTCTTTTAA
- the LOC114470574 gene encoding helicase with zinc finger domain 2-like, translating to MMSTNGFGLIPLLETHDLKLVCGQCCIKEKEITYALRLVDHECAYDILLCKVKGGSIWRPVSKRPTQFNPSQYKVCMYFKEGSGCMQHRDTCFFARSDEEAAVWTFEKNQGLDDALLCNLVAMSEQGPNQPDNGKALDHFRRLVDLKVVCELCSAKERDISYTIKSVLHKCGRSILLAKAKASKQWRPVSKRPTHKKILYKVCIHFVEGSGCTEHGHECTNARSCEEATVWNFLGDRNINENKLMRLLTESEPPQQAAEYIIQQFPGKFTELCKECFNKRPQKLSGKRWNDTCTSDAAHKWKPVLVYHTYNKKEEVFSQIRPLPPNCKFECCSHVRKRKPCWHEPGHCHSAQSEVELVLWEAENSGFDVQSFLLQLSEQEQAKARNVTLYCKVCHLTLSTPESFYHHCTTPKHAQLLSEDTTTEWRGRPPPHTCQAELWLCNGPENCEYGINCPKAHSEEELQEWMMRAAQRKSMGEISETFGHSYIERVMEEYRNSSNEEYIMSEQVDDVCISCDQELTVKCDKGDTALTWNFRVETPRSLIHVALLKQEPGASFFFSEDNGVPCIYSSGKHFLTENNTYSISVFFKSSNPGLYKQWIVLDFDMRPVLLRKIKVIAGQQSVKQSEEPTINQGATILIAERWHRGNKVIIPCSTRIEEQEELLTEYEPAQVSSVYMFSSSRTPLNGQNYKERMHHFLYDEEQAEYQIVSSLNLQGEILTKQILYSTQSGMMVAPPQQLFGAVSMPCNLTMDTPEGTILKQSVHFALISTLTTGHQNSKVYEASIMQQWSSKNKIYLLLSKQCCVDLGLKGDESYQMEVQFQLERFKFCNMHKAVDLLQDTKNVIPDLQNCRIPDSSTTCEKLNTRQQSAIAFITGKTNDDDLVAPFLIYGPFGTGKTLTLATAARELCNNPLNKVLICTHTNSSADLYVREHLHPFLDKENSLKIIRIKASKRGHAKAATDEITSKYCHFIEDDQKLPPQIKQELDCHNIVITTTTVARYFQDLKLPDGYFTHLLIDEASQMLECEALMAINLAGPNTRVVLAGDHMQIRPKLFSNQHSFDCSLLTRLFHLYQGQNCDAAQKSRIIFNENYRSTKEIVEFVSTNFYSVKNDIIKDIGNVPPPPNGHALQFHHVRGECILDDVSLTWYNMQEVTVVVETVTEILDSWPLSWGPKDSGSICVLSEGLQVRLIRKMLSERHLSQVCVETLANVQGKEFRAVIITAVQTRDSLKTANLQGLELFNNACVLNTAMTRARSLVVIVGDAVALSCSGKCSRIWKTYIDHCLFCYSVKPQNFTKEFFNRDVKETTRFQKAELDEESNNLSDEILQELKKEYEQEYEEMQEDYNSDRTCSEFEDPNDVILAAHIRQHADGDKNVLEWEKQPETYMQGHLVRTTFRTGFVIPHNSPNKEISIKGRKNLGKAFTGDEVVVCVEPPARVISITKKLESARVLLCQLEEEDHTKPKWVFENQHIQMTMVPITVTETKIRIFVNKKMQNFIPIWKQNEEQWEFVGHKRIDVNLKYNSLFLVQVIGWKDKCLFPLGNVIDIIPISGSLSNELGVLNKELQITIEACKPKKVSSLKDKNKTHRQDMRDVITFTVDPVGAKDLDDAISVQRMGDRYKLGVHIADVASFVSLGSNLDANARQRGSTFYNHEGNHIHMFAQTLSTGIFSLLPGEDRGVVSLIFTVENKTNKIIGKPTFQFSLIKSDKQLSYEEADVIITQRKNDNVRFDTVEDCVTAAYSFAKSQRKTRLKDWKYSQPDKERLPGRRKAHLMIEELSVLFNRLVSETLMTSEKTKSCTPLCCQEKPNHAKMKELVDKFGKVIPLSFHLRHKVKHNGQRPGFESFFLLRSVWEDICSAVETKDTDKMIDLIAADDIHPQLQPAINQFKGCNSKGNIVCSNSLAADVGHYSLNLMSYTKASSPIRRYMDIIVQRLIHSVISDENVPYTQKEIMTMCREFEENHKKAKRYQQKSEQIFYAVSMIKHSVSKLAFVVQADSEGNSFAVAFPLNNNIFAGSLLIMYRDLQVEDQPVYDEANDNVTLKWKKFILTANKTKPSIQTRGQCVELPLPSWKATIEAVEKENWPIATSFIEQLKNDCKVSQTKTDNGTQEMPEAGNLVNIDHSLEPGNALQVQITSEVKRGYHMPILQLVQIKPNFEICVDHVRNCVKCFSRCADYPSKLNYCDTEQYVKIWKPLCDMESAVQAVGENNSIIIENMLIDFIQVQKGTLRGSISIPEEWMTEWANEQTFSNSFLCIRKRGIKITSTVLHSPMLDPQEFTWIAHGLVISFEKQKDGKSLMKFNINHLPMETIPQCVFQKNTYFTVEIIPKLLPDIREESAVVNIQTACDLVQAVALGMKIQTEGKNVLLNLRTEQLNGISALNESQNRAVNAALNDSLTLIQGPPGTGKTVVGVHIVFHFHQQNSKNQREFVDAAGKSKKEVILYCGPSNKSVDVVAEQLLKLGGRIKPLRVYSQQVEMLEYPYPDNTLQWSQSRMRQDHSKAELKSITLHHRIRQEENIHSAKIKEFDKRIQQALENKENIPAKDIKKYKKLLNKARVFEYEHHDIILCTCTESSNPTLIDTVNARQILIDECAMATEPQALIPLVCNKPEKVVLIGDHKQLRPIVKNDRARKLGMAKSLFERCHEIHANKRMMLDTQYRMHEDICQFPSEEFYENRLKTGVEQPSSVLLVNQKTMPIVFGHVKGNTVRLVVSSAQGNEESKANQEERNIVISIAEKLVKTAKVKPQDIVILSPYNAQVSKMKDEIKGELMEQITITTISKSQGSEWRYVLISTVCSLPSERINHDAENAWLSKNLGFVGDPNQINVAITRAKEGLCIIGDQELLRCNSTWNHLLNNYTRYNAVADASKISVRR from the exons ATGATGTCAACAAATGGCTTTGGACTGATTCCTCTCCTAGAAACACACGACCTCAAACTTGTTTGTGGTCAGTGTTGCATCAAGGAAAAGGAAATTACATATGCATTAAGATTAGTCGATCATGAGTGTGCATATGATATCCTGCTCTGCAAGGTCAAAGGAGGCAGCATATGGAGGCCTGTTTCCAAACGGCCTACACAGTTTAACCCGAGTCAATATAAGGTCTGCATGTACTTTAAAGAGGGCTCTGGGTGCATGCAGCATAGGGACacgtgtttctttgccagaagTGATGAAGAAGCTGCCGTATggacttttgaaaaaaatcaggGATTGGATGATGCTCTCCTATGTAATCTAGTGGCAATGTCTGAGCAGGGGCCGAATCAGCCTGACAATGGCAAAGCTTTAGACCACTTCAGACGGCTTGTGGATTTAAAGGTTGTTTGTGAGCTGTGCTCAGCAAAGGAAAGAGATATATCCTACACAATTAAGTCCGTTTTGCACAAGTGTGGTAGAAGTATCCTTTTAGCAAAAGCTAAGGCCTCTAAACAGTGGAGGCCTGTCTCTAAGCGACCCACTCATAAAAAGATCCTTTATAAAGTGTGTATTCACTTTGTGGAGGGCTCTGGATGTACAGAGCATGGACATGAATGTACCAATGCCAGAAGTTGTGAAGAGGCCACTGTATGGAACTTTCTTGGAGACAGAAAtatcaatgaaaacaaactaaTGCGACTTCTTACAGAATCTGAGCCACCTCAACAGGCAGCAGAATACATTATCCAGCAGTTTCCAGGGAAATTCACTGAGCTATGCAAAGAGTGCTTTAATAAACGACCTCAAAAACTATCTGGAAAAAGGTGGAACGACACATGCACATCAGATGCAGCACACAAATGGAAGCCAGTCCTAGTGTACCACACATATAATAAAAAAGAGGAGGTCTTTAGTCAGATTCGGCCTCTTCCCCCAAACTGTAAGTTTGAATGCTGCAGTCATGTAAGGAAAAGAAAGCCCTGCTGGCACGAGCCTGGTCACTGCCACTCCGCCCAGAGTGAGGTGGAGCTGGTTCTCTGGGAGGCAGAAAACAGCGGATTCGACGTCCAATCTTTTCTCCTGCAGCTGAGTGAGCAAGAGCAGGCAAAGGCCAGGAACGTCACCTTGTACTGCAAAGTTTGTCATCTGACCCTGAGCACACCAGAGAGTTTCTACCACCACTgcacaaccccaaagcatgcACAGTTACTCTCAGAGGACACCACCACTGAGTGGAGAGGGCGGCCGCCTCCACACACCTGTCAAGCTGAGCTTTGGCTCTGTAATGG CCCTGAAAATTGTGAATATGGCATCAATTGCCCTAAAGCTCATTCTGAAGAGGAGCTGCAGGAGTGGATGATGCGAGCCGCTCAAAGAAAAAGCATGGGTGAAATCTCTGAAACCTTTGGGCATAGCTACATTGAAAGGGTCATGGAGGAATACAGAAACAGCAGCAATGAAGAGTACATT ATGTCTGAACAAGTGGATGATGTTTGCATCTCTTGTGACCAAGAGCTGACTGTAAAGTGTGATAAAGGAGATACAGCCTTGACTTGGAACTTCCGCGTTGAGACACCA AGATCGCTAATTCATGTGGCACTGCTGAAGCAGGAACCAGGGGCCTCGTTCTTCTTCTCTGAGGATAATGGTGTGCCTTGCATCTACTCTTCTGGAAAACACTTTCTTACTGAAAACAACACCTATTCCATCTCTGTCTTTTTCAAGTCCTCCAACCCAGGACTGTATAAACAGTGGATAGTTCTAGATTTTGACATGAGACCAGTACTGTTGAGAAAAATCAAAGTAATAGCAGGTCAGCAGTCAGTCAAACAATCCGAGGAGCCAACTATAAATCAAGGAGCCACAATTCTCATTGCTGAACGCTGGCATAGAGGCAATAAGGTTATTATTCCATGTTCGACCAGGATTGAGGAACAGGAAGAGCTACTGACAGAGTATGAACCAGCACAGGTTAGTTCTGTGTACATGTTTTCCAGTAGTAGAACACCTCTAAATGGCCAGAACTACAAAGAAAGAATGCATCACTTCTTGTATGATGAGGAACAAGCGGAATATCAAATTGTATCAAG CCTAAATCTTCAAGGAGAAATATTGACAAAGCAAATATTGTACAGCACGCAGTCTGGGATGATGGTAGCTCCTCCACAACAACTTTTTGGTGCTGTTTCGATGCCTTGTAATCTCACAATGGACACACCTGAGGGGACAATTCTCAAACAAAGTGTCCACTTTGCATTAATATCAACTTTAACTACTGGTCATCAAAACTCCAAGGTCTATGAAGCAAGCATTATGCAACAATGGTCAAGCAAGAACAAAATATATTTGCTATTGTCAAAGCAATGTTGTGTTGATCTTGGACTCAAAGGAGATGAATCATACCAAATGGAGGTGCAGTTCCAGCTTGAACGCTTCAAGTTCTGCAACATGCACAAGGCTGTAGACTTACTCCAGGACACCAAAAATGTGATACCAGACCTTCAGAACTGTAGGATTCCTGACAGTAGTACGACCTGTGAAAAGTTGAACACAAGGCAGCAGTCTGCAATAGCCTTTATTACTGGAAAAACCAATGACGATGACCTTGTGGCACCATTCCTTATTTATGGACCATTTGGAACTGgaaaaacactcacccttgcTACAGCGGCCAGAGAGCTTTGTAATAACCCATTGAACAAAGTGCTAATTTGCACTCACACAAACAG ttCTGCAGATCTGTACGTCAGAGAACACCTTCATCCATTCCTTGATAAAGAAAACAGTTTGAAGATAATTCGAATAAAAGCAAGCAAACGAGGACATGCTAAAGCTGCAACAGATGAAATTACTTCCAAGTACTGTCATTTTATAGAAGATGATCAGAAGTTACCTCCACAGATAAAACAAGAACTGGATTGCCACAACATAGTCATAACTACAACAACAGTGGCAAGATATTTCCAAGACCTAAAGCTTCCTGATGGCTACTTCACTCACCTTCTTATTGATGAAGCCTCTCAAATGCTTGAATGTGAAGCCTTAATGGCCATTAATCTTGCTGGCCCAAACACCAGAGTCGTTTTAGCGGGAGATCACATGCAAATTCGACCAAAGCTTTTCTCCAATCAACACAGTTTTGATTGTTCACTTCTGACTCGTCTGTTTCACTTATATCAAGGCCAAAACTGTGATGCTGCCCAAAAGAGCAGAATTATTTTCAATGAAAACTACAGATCAACAAAAGAAATTGTGGAGTTTGTATCCACTAATTTCTACTCTGttaaaaatgacatcatcaaaGATATTGGAAATGTTCCTCCTCCACCAAACGGTCATGCTTTACAGTTTCACCATGTCCGAGGAGAATGCATCTTGGATGATGTGTCATTAACTTGGTACAACATGCAAGAGGTTACTGTAGTGGTTGAAACAGTGACAGAAATTCTGGACAGTTGGCCATTATCTTGGGGGCCCAAAGATTCTGGCTCAATCTGTGTTCTCTCTGAGGGATTACAG GTTCGTCTTATCAGGAAAATGCTTTCGGAGCGACACCTTTCCCAAGTGTGTGTAGAGACTCTTGCAAATGTACAAG GAAAAGAGTTCAGGGCAGTCATTATCACTGCAGTACAAACACGAGACAGCCTCAAAACAGCTAATCTCCAAGGTCTGGAGCTATTCAACAACGCCTGTGTATTAAACACTGCAATGACAAGGGCTCGATCTCTAGTGGTCATAGTTGGAGATGCTGTTGCCCTCAGTTGCTCTGGAAAATGCTCTAGAATTTGGAAGACTTATATAGACCATTGCCTCTTTTGCTACAGTGTGAAACCACAAAATTTCACCAAAGAATTCTTCAACCGAGATGTTAAGGAGACTACAAGGTTTCAAAAGGCTGAACTCGATGAAGAAAGCAACAATCTCAGTGATGAAATTCTTCAAGAGTTGAAAAAAGAATATGAACAAGAGTATGAAGAAATGCAAGAAGATTATAACTCTGACAGAACCTGCTCAGAATTTGAAGACCCAAATGATGTGATCCTTGCAGCACACATCAGGCAGCATGCAGATGGAGACAAAAATGTGCTTGAATGGGAAAAACAACCTGAGACATACATGCAAGGACATTTGGTGAGGACCACTTTCAGGACGGGTTTTGTTATACCACATAATAGCCCAAATAAAGAGATAAGCATCAAAGGAAGGAAGAATCTCGGTAAAGCCTTTACAGGAGATGAAGTTGTCGTCTGCGTCGAACCACCAGCCAGGGTGATCAGTATCACCAAGAAATTAGAATCAGCACGTGTACTTTTGTGTCAGCTTGAAGAAGAGGATCATACCAAACCTAAATGGGTTTTTGAGAACCAACACATCCAAATGACGATGGTACCAATCACTGTAACTGAAACAAAAATACGCATATTtgttaacaaaaaaatgcaaaactttATTCCAATTTGGAAGCAAAATGAGGAACAGTGGGAATTTGTGGGACATAAGCGCATTGACGTGAACTTGAAATACaacagtttgtttttagtgcaagTGATCGGCTGGAAAGACAAATGTTTGTTTCCATTGGGAAATGTCATAGATATTATTCCAATCAGTGGATCTCTTAGCAACGAACTAGGAGTCTTAAATAAAGAACTCCAAATTACAATTGAAGCATGCAAACCAAAAAAGGTTTCTTCCttgaaagataaaaacaaaactcataGACAAGACATGCGTGACGTGATCACTTTCACCGTAGACCCTGTTGGAGCAAAAGACTTAGATGATGCCATCAGTGTACAAAGGATGGGTGACCGGTACAAGCTTGGAGTTCATATTGCAGATGTGGCAAGTTTTGTAAGCTTGGGCAGTAATCTGGATGCAAATGCAAGACAGAGAGGTTCTACATTCTACAATCATGAAGGAAACCACATTCATATGTTTGCCCAAACCTTAAGTACTGGAATCTTTAGTCTTCTACCAGGTGAAGATCGTGGTGTGGTCTCATTGATTTTCAcagtagaaaacaaaacaaacaagataATTGGAAAGCCCACATTTCAATTTTCTCTGATTAAATCTGACAAGCAGCTGTCATATGAAGAGGCCGATGTTATTATCACtcaaagaaaaaatgacaatgtcAGGTTTGATACAGTAGAAGACTGTGTCACCGCGGCATATTCCTTTGCCAAAAGTCAGAGAAAAACCAGACTTAAAGATTGGAAATACTCCCAACCTGATAAAGAAAGATTGCCAGGGAGACGCAAAGCCCATTTGATGATTGAAGAACTCAGTGTGCTATTTAACAGACTTGTGTCTGAGACTTTGATGACTTCAGAAAAAACCAAGTCTTGTACGCCTCTTTGCTGTCAGGAGAAGCCAAATCATGCCAAAATGAAAGAATTGGTGGACAAATTTGGAAAGGTGATACCATTGTCTTTTCATCTGCGCCACAAAGTTAAACATAATGGACAACGCCCAGGATTTGAAAGCTTTTTCTTACTTAGGTCAGTGTGGGAGGATATTTGTTCAGCTGTGGAAACAAAGGATACAGACAAAATGATTGACCTGATAGCTGCAGATGACATTCACCCCCAGCTTCAGCCTGCAATAAATCAGTTCAAAGGATGCAATAGTAAGGGGAATATTGTCTGTTCAAACTCTCTTGCAGCAGATGTTGGGCATTATTCTTTGAATCTAATGTCTTACACCAAGGCATCTTCACCAATTAGGCGATACATGGATATCATTGTACAGAGACTTATCCATTCTGTCATTAGTGATGAGAATGTACCCTATACTCAAAAAGAGATAATGACAATGTGTAGGGAATTTgaagaaaaccacaaaaaagcaaaaaggtATCAACAAAAGTCTGAACAGATCTTCTATGCAGTGAGCATGATAAAACACAGTGTTTCAAAGTTAGCTTTTGTAGTCCAGGCTGATTCTGAAGGAAACAGTTTTGCAGTGGCATTTCctttaaacaacaacatttttgcTGGGAGTTTATTGATTATGTACAGAGATCTACAAGTCGAGGATCAACCAGTTTATGATGAAGCAAACGACAACGTCACACTTAAATGGAAAAAGTTCATTCTTACAGCTAACAAAACAAAGCCCTCCATCCAGACTCGTGGACAATGCGTTGAGCTTCCACTTCCATCATGGAAAGCTACAATTGAGGCAGTTGAAAAGGAAAACTGGCCTATTGCAACGTCTTTCATCGAGCAACTGAAAAATGATTGCAAAGTTTCTCAAACCAAGACTGATAATGGGACACAAGAAATGCCAGAGGCTGGAAATTTGGTCAACATCGACCACTCACTAGAGCCCGGTAATGCACTTCAGGTCCAAATTACATCAGAAGTGAAAAGAGGCTATCACATGCCCATTCTCCAATTAGTGCAGATCAAGCCAAACTTTGAGATTTGTGTGGACCATGTTCGCAACTGTGTCAAATGCTTTTCCAGATGTGCTGATTATCCATCTAAACTAAATTATTGTGACACTGAGCAGTATGTAAAAATCTGGAAACCTTTGTGTGATATGGAGTCAGCAGTTCAAGCAGTGGGAGAAAATAACAGTATAATCATTGAAAACATGTTGATTGACTTTATTCAAGTGCAGAAAGGCACACTCAGAGGAAGCATTTCCATACCCGAAGAGTGGATGACTGAATGGGCCAATGAACAGACATTCAGTAATTCCTTCCTCTGCATACGGAAAAGGGGCATCAAAATAACTTCAACAGTCCTACATTCTCCTATGCTCGATCCTCAAGAGTTTACTTGGATAGCACATGGTCTCGTCATCAGTTTCGAGAAGCAAAAGGATGGCAAAAGTCTGATGAAGTTCAACATTAATCATCTACCAATGGAGACCATTCCTCAGTGTGTTTTTCAGAAAAACACTTATTTCACAGTTGAAATAATTCCCAAACTTCTTCCAGACAT CCGTGAAGAAAGTGCAGTAGTTAACATCCAAACTGCATGTGATCTTGTCCAGGCCGTAGCCCTTGGGATGAAGATTCAAACAGAGG gaaaaaatgTGCTCCTGAATTTGAGAACGGAGCAACTAAATGGAATATCAGCGCTGAACGAGAGTCAGAATCGGGCTGTGAATGCAGCTTTAAATGATAGCCTCACTCTCATCCAGGGACCACCAG GAACTGGGAAAACGGTGGTAGGAGTGCACATAGTGTTCCACTTCCACCAACAGAACTCCAAAAACCAGAGGGAGTTTGTCGACGCAGCTGGCAAAAGCAAGAAGGAAGTCATTCTCTACTGTGGACCATCCAACAAGTCTGTTGATGTTGTAGCAG AGCAACTGTTGAAGCTTGGGGGAAGGATAAAGCCCCTCAGGGTCTACAGCCAACAAGTGGAGATGCTGGAGTACCCTTATCCTGACAATACACTGCAATGGTCACAGAGTAGAATGCGCCAAGACCACTCTAAAGCTGAGCTCAA GAGCATCACCCTGCATCATCGAATTCGACAAGAAGAAAATATTCATTCAGCTAAAATCAAAGAATTTGACAAACGTATTCAACAGGCTCTAGAGAACAAAGAAAACATCCCTGCTAAAGACATTAAGAA GTACAAAAAACTTCTCAACAAAGCACGTGTATTTGAGTATGAACATCATGACATCATCCTCTGCACATGTACGGAGTCTTCTAACCCTACATTGATAGATACTGTCAATGCCCGTCAGATCCTTATTGATGAATGTGCCATGGCTACTGAGCCCCAGGCTTTGATTCCATTAGTCTGCAACAAACCAGAAAAG gttgttTTGATCGGTGACCACAAACAACTACGTCCGATTGTGAAAAACGATCGTGCAAGGAAGTTGGGAATGGCAAAGTCTCTGTTTGAACGCTGCCACGAAATCCATGCTAACAAGAGAATGATGTTGGACACCCAGTATAGAATG caCGAGGACATATGCCAGTTTCCATCTGAagaattttatgaaaatagGCTAAAAACTGGTGTGGAGCAACCCAGCAGTGTCCTGCTTGTCAATCAGAAGACAATGCCAATTGTGTTTGGGCATGTAAAAGGAAACACTGTCCGTCTGGTTGTGAGCAGTGCTCAAGGCAATGAGGAATCTAAAGCAAACCAGGAGGAACGAAACATTGTG ATCTCGATTGCTGAAAAGTTGGTGAAGACCGCCAAAGTCAAACCTCAGGATATTGTAATTCTATCACCTTACAATGCCCAAGTCTCAAAAATGAAAGATGAAATAAAGGGCGAGCTGATGGAACAAATCACTATTACCACCATTTCAAAAAGCCAAG GAAGTGAGTGGCGATATGTACTCATATCAACGGTGTGCTCTTTACCAAGTGAGAGGATTAACCATGATGCAGAGAATGCATGGCTATCTAAAAATCTGGGGTTTGTTGGGGATCCCAACCAGATAAATGTGGCCATTACTCGAGCAAAAGAAGGACTCTGCATCATTG GTGACCAAGAGCTGCTCCGCTGTAACTCAACATGGAACCATCTGCTGAACAACTACACTCGCTACAATGCAGTGGCTGATGCAAGCAAGATTTCAGTCCGAAGATAA